aggcaatttaaacagtaatagtaacatagaaataaatactgcaaattgaaaaaatagatgcaaaattcaaattctagaggtACTTTTCTGCAAGAAAGAGTACTTGCgggatttttttgcaaagtcCTAGGGTTTATATGCAAAACTTTAGGATTTACGTAATTTCCATAAACCACAGGGTCTAATTTGTGAAATTTCTGTATGCCCTTTTAATTTCCTATTTTGACTTTTTCATATTCTTTTTAACCGGCccatctttttctattttcttattcTGGCTGATTTTCTTCCTTTATTGGGCCGACTTGCTAGCATTGGACCGCCCAGCCTATTCTAGCCCATAGACCTTAATTCTTTTTCTCGACTGTGAATGGGCTACTAGCCCATTTGGCCCAATCCACCTAGGGGTTAGTGTGTCCACCCAGTGGTGGTTGTTGGGCCCATCTCGTGTGGGTGGCGACGTGCTGCTCGGGGAGCTCGCATGTGACAGTGGCTTCCGTCCAAGCGAACGACAACATGGGCTACACCCTTTTCCATCTGTGTCGTGAGTATTAGCAGGAGCGTGTGACTGGGGCCTCTACACAACGAGGTCTTCGGCCAGTTTCCATCTCCCCTGCATCGTGAATTAGCAACGAGGCTTGCTACGTGTGTCAGGCCTCTGCGGGAGACAGCGCGGTCGTGCATAGCAACGAGCAGTCGGGCCTTGAACAGCATAACTGCGCGCATAGTGAGGCTCAGTGGTGCATTCCACGGCTAGGGCACATGACAAGATAGCGTGGCGGGGCTTCGGCCCGGTTGTTCTTCGGTTTGCTCAAAGCAGCAGCAGGGCAGTAGCACTGCAGGGCTACGTGGTAGGTTCGTGGAGGTGAAACGGCAGCACAGCAGGGGCGCAACAGTAGGTCTGATCGGCAATCATCCAGATCGAGACGTGGTTAGTGCTTGGATGCATGTCCTTCATGTCAAGCAAGATTCGGTGGACAGAAGTGCATGTCCTTCACGTGCAGCAAGATTTGGTGGACAGCAATAGGGGCGCCGGCCTGCAGGGCGGTACAGCGTAGCAGATCAGTGGCATGCACGACAGCCTACAGCAGCACCACGGCTAGGAGCACAACAGTCAAGGCGTTGGCCTGCAAGGCAGCAGGCCGGCCTAGTCATCATCGGCGGCGGACAGATCGGCTTCGGGCCGGTGGAGCGATGACTGAGAATCGATCTACTGCATATAGAATAGATCGAAAACAGTAATCTATTCATGGTAGCAACAACAAACCGTAGTTTTGATATCGTAGCAAAATTCATGCCGCATAGGGCATATAGGCTAAGGCCATGACTTGCCCGCTTAACGACGATATCGATGCAGTGCAGATTCGTTCTGCTAGTTTGATCTCCGgtagagcttcgtgctgataacgtattAAGAAACCCCTGCTACCGAGTGTAATCCAGCGATACCTCGAGAGAACAATTACAAAAGAAGATATAATATAAGGGAAATgctgtctattctttatttatttatgtttaCAATGAGGAGTTCTGCCCTATATATAATGCCAAAAATCCctaaaagataaaatcaaatttttaaaaaaatcgaaaCGGACCCATATTTAATTGTGAAGCTTTAGATTTTCTAACGCATCAGACCCAACATGTGGCTGAACTAGTAAGGGAAGAAAGGGCAAATCCGGCGGAGCCAAATTTATACAAGCAGCAGCATGCTTCGTGCGCGAAATTGTGATGCTACCAATAACTTCTATTCCACAAGTAAAAGCCTCCACCAATCACTACCCGTGGAAACAAAATCCAAGCCAATCAATAACTTCCTGTCGTAACGCGAGAGTCGTTTGATTCCTCGACAAAATCTTTCCATAGTATTTGTTTCGTATTCAAATCTTCTTTACATTGTTTGCATGCCCCCCTCTCGGTCTGtatttgttttatatttaaatatgtaCGGTCTACTCCAGtcaaaaatacatattatttaaaaaagtgttcagtcaaacttttaaaactttgacttgAATTCAAGCACGTCCTCTACGATCCTTCCGATTCAAGTAACTCTTAGTTGAACGAAAATAAACAAGCCATAGCCGGAAGCAGTTGCAAGGTCAAAATGGACATTTCTAGACTTCTCCACAAGTCACCTCTCCCAGTGAAGGGGCAAAACCGCCATtgctaaacaaaaaaaaaaaaaaccagaggCAACCAAATAAAACCAGCAACACACCACGCGCCCGCCATTTGCTTCCGTACCCGACGTCCTCGCCGACGTTCCCCTCACGAGTCCGACCCGGCCGCGCGCCGCCCTAATCCTCAACCTATATGTTCCCGCCTCCACCCCCACTTCGCCCCTCCGACCGGCCCACCTGAGTCGTGACATATATCCACAGACAAGGAGCGGAGCCTTGCTTAAGCTGCAACAGATCGGACCCAGCGGCAAACGCGATGGACGGAGCATCCGGCGACGTCAAGCCGGCGATCCTGCGGCGCGCGGCTGTTGGCGGCGGTGCTGGTGTCGGGAGCGGTGGTGCGCCGTCCGCGCTCCTGCGGGGGTGGCGGGAGTTCAGGCGGAGTGGCGCGCCGGTGAGGTTCCTCTGCTTCGAGGAGGGAGGGTGGGTCCACGTATCCTGCGAGGCGGCAGCGCAGCTTAGGCATGCGTTCCAGGAAAGGATGGCGCTCGCCGAGGCTGCCTACGGGGGCAGGGCGTTCCTGTTCGACTTCCTGCGGATGGTGCGGATCGACGCGGCCACCGCCGAGGAGGCCGCGCTGGGGTGGATCGACGATCGCGGGGCGTGCTTCTTCCCGCCCCCCGACAGCGGGAGGAAGCGGAAGAGGGACGACAcgggggaggaggacgaggcgCAGTCTTCGTCGGGGGTGGAGGAGCGGTCCGGGGAGAGCCGCGGGGCGGCGTGGTCCGACGGGACcgggaagaagaaaaaggcgCGCGGGGCTTGGGGGAAGGCGTTGAGGCTGGAGGAGAACAATAGGTACCACCAGGTGGTCAGCAAGCTGTTTCTAAGCTACGGGATGGCACCCCGCGGAGCGGTGATCACGGCGGTGTGCAAGGTCGCGCATGGGACGCGGGCCACGGCGTTCCAGCAGCAGGGTCAGCTCCTCGCCGCGgcgcgcggcgccggcgcgggcaGCGCCAAGTTCGCGTGGTACGGCGCGCCGGCGGAGGACGTGGCTGCCGCGGCGGAGCACGGGTTCGCGAGGGTCAACGCGCTGCTGCTCGGCGCAAGCGCGCACGGAGACGGCATGCACCTCGCGCCGCCGCAGTGCCCCTACACGAGGTGACTTCCGAGCTGGTTTTGACATGCCGATTCAGATAAATTTCGAATTCTTGATTGATCGATCGCAACCATACAATTGTAGCAAAATTCATCAAGTTGCATCGATTCCCATTCTTTCGAAAAAAAGAAAGTTGCATCGATTTTACCGTATGAATTTTGAGCAAGATTCCTGTTCTATTTAGCCTTCTGGTTGGTCTGATATTTTCTTGTAGCTTAGCTTATCGTACCAATCTTGAGCGAATTTTTTGTTCTGTTAGCCATCTATTCTTGTAGCTTAGCAGTTAGAAAATCGTATCAGAACTGAGCaaatttcttgtttctttgacCCTTTTTTAGAAAGCAAATAACGTTCTTACATTTTATTTGGCCTTTTGATTGCTTATCTCGAATAAACTGATCAAGTACCTTTTCCTATTTAAAAAAACTCGTTGCTAAGATTTGTATGTGGAAATAAACAAATACGGAAGTAGAGTTTAAAGTACTCTAGTACCTGTTAGAATTGGGGTGGAAACAGCTGCCATCAGTTGGTAGCAGCAGTACTTACACACAGAGTGATCTCAATTGCTACTTCATCAGAAGGAACAGTAGCTAACCACAGCGACGAAATATGTTGCCTGGTTAAGCAGTTCATCACAAAGCTAATGATGTTTATGAAATTGTCTTTCATTGATCAGTGCGATGCTGGCGAAGGCAGACGAGACCGGCGAGGCGCACATCGTGCTGTGCCGCGTGCTGATTGGCCGGC
The nucleotide sequence above comes from Phragmites australis chromosome 4, lpPhrAust1.1, whole genome shotgun sequence. Encoded proteins:
- the LOC133916589 gene encoding probable inactive poly [ADP-ribose] polymerase SRO2, with translation MDGASGDVKPAILRRAAVGGGAGVGSGGAPSALLRGWREFRRSGAPVRFLCFEEGGWVHVSCEAAAQLRHAFQERMALAEAAYGGRAFLFDFLRMVRIDAATAEEAALGWIDDRGACFFPPPDSGRKRKRDDTGEEDEAQSSSGVEERSGESRGAAWSDGTGKKKKARGAWGKALRLEENNRYHQVVSKLFLSYGMAPRGAVITAVCKVAHGTRATAFQQQGQLLAAARGAGAGSAKFAWYGAPAEDVAAAAEHGFARVNALLLGASAHGDGMHLAPPQCPYTSAMLAKADETGEAHIVLCRVLIGRPEAVPAGSSQSRPSSDDYDSAVDNMVNPQWYIVWSKDMNTRILPEYVVSFKCPKLQMQGSSEATSKLKKLSPVARDMFPTLLAEIQKFVPSHKCQTLQGTYNCFKRGQMKKDQFIRFLRNYIGDKVLTTVAKKLRGY